A part of Candidatus Moraniibacteriota bacterium genomic DNA contains:
- the groL gene encoding chaperonin GroEL (60 kDa chaperone family; promotes refolding of misfolded polypeptides especially under stressful conditions; forms two stacked rings of heptamers to form a barrel-shaped 14mer; ends can be capped by GroES; misfolded proteins enter the barrel where they are refolded when GroES binds) — MAKQIAYSEDVRRRVKAGIDHVADTVKVTLGPKGRNVILDKGFGAPTVTNDGVSIAKEIELKDKFENLGASLVKQVADKTNDAAGDGTTTATLITQSIVREGLKFVETGINPIGIRRGMEAAKDEVVAILRKNSKKISSKEEMTQVATISAESREMGEMIADVMDEVGKDGVVTIEESQSFGLSKEVVEGMSFDRGYVSPYMVTNVESQSAEIKDAFILLTDTKISAINEVLPLLEKVAQGGKKEFVIIAEEVEGEALAMLVVNKLRGTLNVLAVKAPEFGDSRKAMLEDIAILTGGQVISKDKGMKLESVDISMLGQAQKVIATKDDTTIVGGKGTKKSIEARIAQLKSLIEQTDSEYDREKLKKRMAKLSGGVAVVRVGAATETELTYMKHKMEDALAATKAAVEEGIVSGGGTAFAKAVATLSDQMKKRDFDNHEFRAGYETLLKALNEPLRQIVRNAGEQDAAVVLSEVVSEKGANYGYNAATNSYESDMIKAGIIDPLKVTRTALENAVSVAALLLTTEAAVVDLPEEKPEMPGGGMPGMGGMGGMM; from the coding sequence ATGGCAAAGCAAATTGCGTACAGCGAAGATGTGCGGCGGAGAGTGAAGGCGGGCATTGATCACGTGGCGGATACAGTGAAGGTGACGCTTGGTCCCAAGGGGCGGAACGTCATTCTCGATAAAGGATTCGGTGCGCCAACGGTGACCAATGACGGTGTTTCCATTGCGAAGGAAATCGAGCTCAAAGACAAGTTTGAAAATCTCGGTGCTTCACTTGTAAAGCAAGTAGCAGACAAGACCAATGACGCGGCGGGTGACGGTACAACCACAGCGACACTCATCACGCAGTCCATTGTCCGTGAAGGGCTGAAGTTTGTAGAAACTGGTATCAATCCGATTGGCATTCGTCGCGGAATGGAGGCAGCGAAAGACGAAGTGGTTGCCATTCTTCGCAAGAATTCCAAGAAGATTTCTTCCAAGGAAGAGATGACGCAGGTAGCGACTATCTCTGCCGAATCGAGAGAAATGGGAGAAATGATTGCGGATGTTATGGACGAGGTTGGGAAGGATGGTGTCGTGACTATCGAGGAATCACAGAGTTTCGGTCTTTCGAAGGAAGTGGTTGAAGGAATGAGCTTTGATCGAGGATATGTGTCGCCGTATATGGTGACCAATGTTGAGTCACAGAGCGCTGAAATCAAAGACGCGTTTATCTTGCTTACCGATACCAAGATTTCCGCCATCAATGAAGTGCTGCCGCTCCTTGAGAAGGTAGCGCAGGGCGGAAAGAAAGAATTTGTCATCATTGCCGAAGAAGTTGAAGGTGAGGCGCTTGCTATGCTTGTAGTGAATAAACTTCGCGGGACGCTCAATGTTCTCGCGGTGAAGGCGCCGGAATTTGGCGATAGTCGGAAGGCGATGCTTGAGGATATTGCAATATTGACTGGCGGACAGGTGATTTCGAAAGACAAAGGCATGAAGCTCGAGAGTGTCGATATCTCTATGCTTGGACAGGCGCAGAAAGTAATCGCAACCAAAGATGATACGACAATTGTGGGTGGCAAGGGCACGAAGAAGAGTATTGAAGCTCGCATTGCTCAACTCAAGAGTCTGATTGAACAGACCGATAGCGAGTATGATCGCGAGAAGTTGAAGAAGCGCATGGCGAAACTTTCGGGAGGTGTTGCGGTGGTGAGAGTTGGTGCGGCGACGGAAACCGAGCTCACCTACATGAAGCACAAGATGGAAGATGCACTTGCGGCGACCAAGGCAGCCGTCGAAGAAGGAATTGTTTCTGGTGGAGGTACTGCATTTGCGAAGGCGGTTGCAACACTTTCTGATCAGATGAAGAAGCGAGACTTTGACAATCATGAATTCCGCGCAGGCTATGAGACCCTTCTCAAGGCACTCAATGAACCACTTCGCCAGATTGTAAGAAATGCTGGTGAGCAAGATGCTGCCGTTGTGCTTTCTGAGGTTGTGAGTGAGAAAGGTGCAAACTATGGCTACAACGCGGCGACGAATAGTTATGAGTCGGATATGATTAAAGCAGGGATTATTGACCCACTGAAAGTGACTCGTACAGCACTTGAGAATGCCGTGTCGGTTGCTGCGCTTCTCCTCACAACTGAAGCGGCTGTAGTCGATCTCCCCGAAGAAAAACCAGAAATGCCCGGCGGTGGCATGCCCGGCATGGGAGGTATGGGCGGAATGATGTAA
- the ychF gene encoding redox-regulated ATPase YchF — protein sequence MSLKAGIVGLPNVGKSTLFKALSGKAVDINNYPFCTIEPNVGIVPVPDARLGKLSALSKSAKTIPPVVEFVDIAGLVAGASKGEGLGNKFLANIREADAIIEVVRLFENPDIIHVHDRVAPLEDIDIIHTELILADLETIEKRKLKTVKDARAGKKEALAEMPMLEQIEAALQSGKLARDAGVAESEDSRRVFRELQLLTAKPFLFVYNMSDPEAALPPELAARPHVRLDVKIEEELFSMSADEQAELGLSSKIGELIRETYSLLGLMTFFTTGETETRGWTVAQGSTAPLAGAAIHTDFKDRFIRAEVIGWETLLTAGSWSAAREAGTLRLEGKEYIVQDGDVMVFKV from the coding sequence ATGTCTCTCAAAGCTGGTATTGTTGGGTTGCCAAATGTGGGGAAGTCTACGTTGTTTAAGGCGCTTTCTGGGAAAGCAGTCGATATCAACAACTACCCTTTTTGTACCATCGAGCCCAATGTGGGAATTGTGCCGGTGCCGGACGCGCGACTTGGCAAACTCTCGGCACTGTCGAAGTCAGCGAAGACGATTCCGCCAGTAGTGGAATTTGTCGATATTGCAGGGCTCGTTGCGGGCGCGTCGAAGGGGGAAGGACTTGGCAATAAATTTCTTGCGAATATTCGCGAAGCGGATGCGATTATCGAAGTGGTTCGGCTTTTTGAAAACCCCGATATTATTCATGTGCACGATCGCGTCGCACCATTGGAGGATATCGACATCATTCATACGGAGCTTATCTTGGCGGACTTGGAAACGATTGAGAAACGGAAACTCAAGACAGTGAAAGATGCTCGTGCAGGGAAGAAGGAGGCGCTTGCCGAGATGCCGATGCTTGAGCAGATTGAAGCAGCTCTTCAGTCGGGGAAACTCGCGCGTGATGCGGGCGTCGCTGAGAGTGAAGATTCGAGGCGGGTGTTTCGCGAATTGCAACTCCTTACGGCGAAACCGTTTCTTTTTGTTTATAACATGTCTGATCCGGAAGCAGCGCTTCCGCCGGAGCTTGCGGCGCGTCCGCATGTGCGACTTGACGTGAAGATAGAAGAAGAACTCTTTTCTATGAGTGCGGACGAACAGGCAGAGCTCGGGCTTTCGTCAAAGATTGGCGAGCTTATCCGTGAGACATATTCGCTTCTCGGACTGATGACATTTTTTACAACAGGCGAGACGGAGACGCGCGGGTGGACGGTTGCTCAGGGTTCGACGGCGCCTCTCGCAGGCGCAGCGATTCACACGGATTTCAAAGACCGTTTTATCCGCGCCGAAGTGATTGGCTGGGAGACACTCCTCACTGCCGGATCCTGGAGCGCCGCACGCGAAGCGGGTACCTTGCGTCTCGAGGGAAAGGAGTATATTGTCCAAGACGGCGATGTGATGGTTTTCAAGGTGTGA
- a CDS encoding NUDIX hydrolase, with product MWKKLSSREVFDHPRVTLIEDEVELPSGVRLTYLYSKHIVDGATVICRRPDGSVLVQKEYSYPANEHLYQFPGGLLLADESVDVGANRELMEEAGYRAERLTALGDYYYDHRKSKGRMYVFLGEELEEASLPPDPEEEGAIESFWFTEEEIEAMIKKGEIENSRFLSAWCLYRVSK from the coding sequence ATGTGGAAAAAACTCTCATCTCGGGAAGTGTTCGATCATCCACGGGTGACATTAATTGAAGACGAAGTCGAACTCCCAAGCGGCGTCCGGCTTACATATCTTTACTCAAAGCATATCGTTGATGGCGCAACGGTGATTTGTCGTCGCCCTGACGGGAGTGTCCTTGTTCAGAAGGAATATTCTTATCCGGCAAACGAGCATCTCTATCAGTTTCCGGGAGGACTCCTCCTTGCAGATGAAAGTGTTGATGTGGGAGCGAATCGCGAACTCATGGAAGAGGCTGGATATCGAGCGGAGAGACTCACGGCACTTGGGGATTACTACTATGATCATCGCAAGTCGAAGGGTCGGATGTATGTTTTCCTTGGTGAAGAATTGGAAGAAGCTTCGCTTCCGCCCGATCCAGAAGAAGAAGGCGCGATCGAGAGTTTTTGGTTTACGGAGGAAGAGATTGAAGCGATGATTAAAAAGGGCGAGATTGAGAACAGTCGATTTCTCTCGGCGTGGTGTTTGTATCGCGTGTCGAAATAA
- a CDS encoding DUF933 domain-containing protein, giving the protein MKWEQDSVRCEDEFFIRAEVINWEALLTAGSWSAARDAETLRLEGKEYIVQDGDVMVFRV; this is encoded by the coding sequence TTGAAATGGGAGCAGGATTCCGTGAGATGCGAAGATGAGTTTTTCATTCGCGCCGAAGTCATCAATTGGGAGGCGCTCCTTACTGCCGGATCCTGGAGCGCCGCGCGTGACGCAGAAACCTTGCGTCTTGAAGGAAAAGAATATATCGTCCAAGATGGAGACGTAATGGTGTTTCGGGTGTAG
- a CDS encoding NUDIX hydrolase, with translation MHDGVYRKAVGVFVWYEDDILVLLRVAGGYWGLPGGKVDADESIQEAARRELREETGIVVNLNILHPLGSHRLDYGVDGLWEYASYEIALPTLPNVVLNPAEHSEYQWATPGNLLRCKRKKVPIFPGLIQVMLDFGYLSPQFIGGVYGIKIQRVL, from the coding sequence ATGCACGACGGCGTATATAGAAAAGCTGTAGGCGTGTTCGTGTGGTATGAAGATGATATCCTTGTTCTTTTGAGAGTAGCAGGTGGATACTGGGGTCTCCCTGGGGGAAAGGTAGACGCAGATGAAAGTATCCAGGAAGCAGCACGGCGAGAGCTTCGGGAGGAAACTGGTATAGTGGTGAATTTGAATATATTGCACCCGCTTGGATCGCATCGCCTTGATTATGGCGTTGATGGTTTGTGGGAATATGCTTCCTATGAAATTGCTCTGCCGACTCTGCCGAATGTTGTCTTGAATCCGGCGGAGCATAGCGAATACCAATGGGCGACGCCAGGGAATCTTCTCCGATGTAAAAGAAAAAAGGTTCCGATATTTCCCGGTCTGATTCAAGTGATGCTCGATTTTGGTTATCTGTCGCCCCAGTTCATTGGAGGTGTATATGGCATCAAGATTCAGCGAGTTTTGTAG
- a CDS encoding phosphomannomutase/phosphoglucomutase — MNASIFKAYDIRGVYGKDFDESDAYAIGRATVEVLKFKTIALGRDARVSSPVLFESFARGARESGANVIDLGLLTTPMVYFASWKLNVDAAVSITASHNPPEYNGLKIAQKNALPVGEKSGLFDIRDRVIAGTFENRETTGTLSTQDIKPDYYKHFASFAKLGEKKFKVVIDCANAMGALELPIFKMFPKNIEIVTMYDDLEHPFSTHEANPLKTETLNELRTRVVSEHADLGIAFDGDADRVGFVDETGAIIPMDHMTGIIAREVLKSHPGATILYDLRSSRAVREVIEEVGGIAKECKVGHANIKQQMRDDTAVFAGELSGHYYFLENSYAEAGSLAALMILSVMSETGQSASNLERDLKRYFHSGEINSEVENKDEIIKKLEQTYSDGKISHLDGVKIDFPNWWLNVRPSNTEPLLRLNLEADTEALMIEKRDEVLGIIRKK; from the coding sequence ATGAATGCAAGCATCTTCAAAGCCTATGATATACGAGGCGTATACGGAAAAGATTTCGACGAGTCCGACGCCTATGCAATCGGTCGCGCAACCGTCGAAGTACTGAAGTTCAAAACCATCGCCCTCGGGCGTGATGCGCGAGTATCGAGCCCCGTGCTCTTTGAATCATTTGCAAGAGGTGCGAGAGAGAGTGGCGCAAATGTGATTGATCTCGGACTCCTCACAACACCCATGGTGTATTTCGCTTCATGGAAACTCAACGTCGATGCTGCCGTTTCTATCACTGCCTCTCACAATCCACCGGAATACAACGGACTGAAAATCGCCCAGAAGAACGCTCTCCCTGTCGGAGAGAAAAGCGGACTTTTCGATATTCGCGACCGCGTGATAGCGGGAACATTTGAAAATCGTGAAACAACAGGAACACTCTCGACACAAGATATAAAACCTGACTACTACAAACATTTCGCCTCATTTGCAAAACTTGGCGAGAAGAAATTCAAAGTTGTCATCGACTGCGCCAACGCGATGGGTGCGCTCGAACTCCCCATTTTCAAAATGTTTCCGAAGAACATCGAGATCGTCACCATGTATGACGACCTCGAGCACCCCTTCTCAACACACGAAGCCAATCCCCTGAAAACCGAAACACTCAATGAACTCCGCACACGCGTCGTTTCAGAACACGCCGACCTCGGCATCGCCTTCGACGGTGATGCCGATCGCGTTGGCTTCGTAGACGAAACAGGTGCCATTATTCCCATGGATCACATGACTGGCATTATTGCGCGAGAAGTGCTCAAGTCTCATCCAGGCGCGACGATCCTCTACGACCTCCGCTCCTCGAGAGCTGTGAGAGAGGTGATTGAAGAAGTAGGTGGCATTGCCAAGGAATGCAAAGTCGGGCACGCCAACATCAAACAGCAGATGCGTGACGACACCGCAGTTTTCGCTGGCGAACTCTCCGGTCACTACTACTTCCTCGAAAACTCCTACGCCGAAGCCGGCTCACTCGCAGCCCTCATGATCCTCTCCGTGATGAGTGAAACCGGGCAATCGGCGTCCAATCTCGAACGCGATTTGAAACGCTACTTTCACTCGGGAGAAATAAACAGCGAGGTCGAGAATAAAGACGAGATAATTAAAAAACTCGAGCAGACCTATTCCGATGGGAAAATCTCGCATCTCGACGGCGTCAAGATAGATTTCCCTAACTGGTGGCTCAATGTCCGCCCATCCAACACCGAGCCACTCCTGCGCCTCAACCTCGAAGCCGACACGGAAGCACTCATGATTGAGAAACGCGACGAGGTGCTGGGGATTATACGAAAGAAATAA
- the trpS gene encoding tryptophan--tRNA ligase, with protein sequence MDKQRIFSGIQPSGNLHIGNYLGAIKQWIELQETHDAIFCVVDLHAITVPQDPKELRKRTLEIAKIYLAAGIDPKQSTLFVQSHVREHSELGWILNTIARMGELERMTQYKDKSQKGESTGSSVGLFTYPVLMAADILLYDTVAVPVGKDQMQHVELARDLADRFNKQFGKTFVVPQGKLSKEGALIMGLDNPAKKMSKSASSEYNYIALNDEPDMAKKKIMKAVTDSGAEILYSEEKPALKNLINIYSLLGNLPTEEVVARYVGKGYADFKRDLAEVVALFLADFQEKLHAISDEDALRILRDGAEKAREVAGRKMFEVKERVGFVRG encoded by the coding sequence ATGGACAAACAACGAATCTTCTCGGGCATTCAGCCGTCGGGGAATTTGCATATTGGGAATTATTTGGGGGCAATCAAGCAGTGGATCGAATTGCAAGAAACGCATGATGCAATTTTTTGCGTTGTCGACCTTCACGCAATTACCGTGCCACAGGATCCCAAAGAGCTCCGCAAGCGCACACTTGAGATAGCAAAGATTTATCTTGCTGCCGGTATCGACCCGAAGCAGTCAACGCTTTTTGTCCAGTCGCATGTGCGAGAACACTCGGAACTCGGATGGATTCTCAATACAATTGCGCGTATGGGAGAACTTGAACGGATGACGCAGTACAAAGATAAATCACAAAAAGGTGAGTCGACTGGATCGAGCGTTGGACTCTTTACGTACCCGGTTCTCATGGCAGCAGATATTTTGTTGTACGATACGGTGGCAGTGCCAGTAGGGAAAGATCAGATGCAGCATGTGGAGCTTGCACGAGATCTCGCGGATCGATTTAATAAGCAATTTGGCAAAACCTTTGTCGTTCCGCAGGGGAAACTTTCCAAAGAAGGGGCGCTTATCATGGGACTCGACAATCCGGCAAAGAAGATGTCGAAGTCAGCGAGTTCGGAATATAATTATATTGCGCTAAATGACGAACCGGACATGGCAAAGAAAAAAATCATGAAAGCAGTGACGGATTCGGGGGCAGAAATTCTTTATTCTGAGGAGAAGCCCGCGCTCAAAAATCTCATCAATATTTATTCGCTCCTTGGGAATCTCCCGACCGAAGAGGTGGTGGCGCGATATGTTGGGAAGGGCTATGCGGATTTCAAGCGAGATCTCGCTGAAGTGGTTGCTCTTTTTCTTGCGGATTTCCAAGAGAAGCTCCATGCGATTTCCGATGAGGATGCGCTTCGAATCCTTCGCGATGGCGCCGAGAAGGCACGTGAGGTTGCCGGTCGGAAAATGTTCGAGGTGAAAGAAAGAGTTGGTTTTGTGCGGGGGTAG
- a CDS encoding carboxypeptidase regulatory-like domain-containing protein: MKRLFLLFLLLFLIVAGFFALAFFASSEPVVTIYPKPEARWWTFQSVDTMKHSRDLAREKLHDGSYDMVIDREVRDIAEVGATHVAIATPYDEEFVPYLKRWVLAARKYHLGVWFRGNFSGWEGWFGYQGISRAEHISKTQAFIRRHPELFQDGDAFSACPECENGGPGDPRLNGDIEGYRKFLVDEYAATQASFEKLGKNISSNLFSMNGDIARLVMDKDTTAILGGMVTVDHYVKTPEVLATDAQDFISRSGGQLLLGEFGAPIPDINGDMTDEEQSAWLREVMLRFTRVPRVFGMNYWTQTGSSTALWSEKGVPRAAVATLAEFFAPRVFYGVVRDELGAPIVGASVSAGADFSTKTNSEGYFELRVPAVDGKSTQLSVSAQNFLSQNAAGEATQMAFVLPREKETLWFRFEKWIRNYRGM, encoded by the coding sequence ATGAAGCGACTCTTTCTTCTCTTTCTTCTTCTCTTTCTGATTGTGGCGGGATTTTTCGCACTCGCTTTCTTTGCGTCGAGTGAACCTGTGGTGACAATCTATCCAAAGCCGGAGGCAAGATGGTGGACATTTCAGTCAGTTGACACTATGAAGCACTCGCGAGATTTGGCGCGAGAGAAGCTTCATGATGGTTCCTATGATATGGTTATCGACCGAGAGGTGCGCGATATTGCTGAGGTTGGCGCGACGCATGTAGCGATTGCGACGCCCTATGATGAGGAATTTGTTCCATACCTCAAACGATGGGTTCTCGCGGCGCGGAAGTATCATCTCGGCGTGTGGTTTCGTGGGAATTTCTCGGGATGGGAAGGCTGGTTTGGATACCAAGGAATATCTCGCGCAGAGCATATTTCGAAGACGCAGGCGTTTATTCGTCGACATCCCGAGCTCTTCCAAGATGGCGATGCTTTTTCTGCATGCCCCGAATGTGAGAATGGCGGTCCGGGTGACCCGCGATTGAATGGTGATATCGAGGGATATCGGAAGTTTCTCGTTGATGAATATGCGGCGACGCAAGCAAGTTTTGAAAAGCTCGGAAAAAATATCTCTTCGAATCTTTTTTCCATGAATGGCGATATCGCTCGACTCGTCATGGACAAGGATACAACAGCAATACTTGGCGGTATGGTGACGGTTGATCACTATGTGAAGACTCCTGAGGTTCTTGCAACGGATGCGCAAGACTTTATTTCGAGAAGTGGTGGACAGCTTCTTTTGGGAGAGTTTGGTGCGCCGATTCCAGATATAAATGGAGACATGACGGATGAAGAGCAGTCGGCGTGGCTTCGGGAAGTGATGCTTCGTTTTACGCGTGTTCCTCGGGTTTTTGGTATGAATTACTGGACGCAGACAGGGAGTTCGACGGCGCTCTGGAGTGAGAAGGGTGTTCCGCGCGCGGCAGTTGCGACACTTGCTGAATTTTTTGCACCGCGAGTATTCTATGGCGTTGTCCGAGATGAGCTTGGTGCTCCGATTGTTGGTGCGAGTGTTTCGGCGGGCGCGGACTTTTCGACGAAGACGAATAGTGAGGGGTATTTCGAACTCCGTGTACCGGCTGTTGATGGGAAATCGACCCAGCTTTCTGTGAGTGCTCAGAACTTTCTCTCACAAAATGCTGCTGGCGAGGCAACACAGATGGCTTTTGTTTTGCCACGAGAGAAAGAGACACTGTGGTTTCGCTTTGAGAAATGGATACGGAATTATCGGGGAATGTGA